A stretch of Fusarium poae strain DAOMC 252244 chromosome 2, whole genome shotgun sequence DNA encodes these proteins:
- the REX4 gene encoding 3'-5' exonuclease (BUSCO:44315at5125), which produces MAGLSSNWKKLQAKLKEESASKPSLKRKSETPSTNPPTKKPKVSKSLTNTPTVAKAAPKSGKKQMGGVHSSKIEETVPGTSTSLALWAEDHDVSAEALAEAYNLGAKDNSMMLAAEKDKINHGLTQGIEVGKYIAIDCEMVGVGPGGHESALARVSVVDFHGVQVYDSYVKPKEKVTNWRTAVSGISQKSMRFARDFEEVQAEIDKLLQGRILIGHDLKHDLEALILSHPGKDIRDTAKFSGFKKYANGRKPSLRVLAQNLLGVEIQGGEHSSIEDARATMLLFRKHKSAFDVDHANRYAPKTASGGGQKGNKPKKKKK; this is translated from the coding sequence ATGGCTGGGCTTTCTTCGAATTGGAAGAAGCTCCAAGCAAAGCTCAAGGAGGAATCTGCATCAAAGCCATCTCTAAAGCGCAAATCGGAGACCCCATCAACAAATCCACCAACGAAAAAGCCCAAGGTCTCAAAATCCTTGACAAATACACCAACAGTAGCAAAAGCGGCACCAAAAAGTGGGAAGAAGCAAATGGGTGGTGTTCACAGTTCAAAGATTGAGGAGACAGTGCCAGGCACCTCGACATCTCTTGCGCTATGGGCAGAAGACCATGATGTATCTGCAGAAGCTCTTGCCGAAGCGTACAATTTGGGTGCTAAAGACAACTCAATGATGCTTGCTGCCGAAAAAGATAAAATCAATCATGGACTCACACAGGGCATCGAGGTCGGAAAATACATCGCCATCGACTGCGAGATGGTTGGTGTCGGACCAGGTGGCCATGAATCAGCTCTCGCTCGCGTGAGCGTCGTCGACTTTCATGGCGTGCAAGTTTACGACTCTTACGTGAAACCCAAGGAGAAGGTCACAAATTGGAGAACAGCTGTCAGCGGAATTAGTCAAAAATCCATGAGATTTGCTAGGGATTTTGAGGAAGTACAAGCAGAGATTGACAAGCTTCTTCAAGGTCGAATTCTAATCGGCCATGACCTCAAGCATGATTTGGAAGCTCTCATTCTCAGCCACCCAGGAAAAGACATACGCGACACAGCCAAGTTCTCAGGATTCAAAAAATACGCGAACGGAAGAAAGCCATCATTGCGAGTCCTTGCCCAAAACTTATTAGGAGTTGAGATACAAGGCGGAGAGCATTCCAGTATTGAGGATGCGCGAGCGACTATGTTACTTTTTCGCAAACACAAGTCGGCTTTTGATGTGGACCACGCGAATCGGTATGCGCCAAAGACGGCGTCTGGAGGAGGTCAAAAGGGAAAcaagccaaagaagaagaagaaataa
- the ESA1 gene encoding Histone acetyltransferase (BUSCO:21340at5125) produces MAGGTPGGEPTVGSGEPRLKSLATPETIKTGCIAWVEKEGQPRRAEILSIKTTKSGKQFYCNFDNFNKRLDEWVPVIRLDFTREVEWPNPEKDKPKDPKLKKAPTVQSKKTQPSKKSQKRPGKREQSTTSEANTPHPWTDFVENQNRQKSASIGPDGDSQARASVDGGATPVGDEMEVDERETEAKREPAEFSREVEIEKLRTSGSMTQNPTEVSRIRNISKVQFGRFDLYPWYFSPYPEIFSQEDVIFICEFCLSYYGDLKAFTRHRKKCTLQHPPGNELYRNEDISFFEIDGRRQRTWCRNLCLLSKMFLDHKTLYYDVDPFLFYVMTTRTEKGCHLVGYFSKEKESADGYNVACILTMPQYQRKGYGRLLIQFSYELSRIEGKLGSPEKPLSDLGLLSYRQYWSENILEFLVGYNERDEKVTIEAISNALAMTTQDVEHTLQALRMQVYHKSDHKIVIPEKLIQQREKTKLKKKRTVDPTKIQWKPPVFTASSRTWGW; encoded by the exons ATGGCTGGCGGTACACCTGGAGGCGAGCCTACTGTTGGCTCTGGTGAGCCGCGACTGAAAAGCCTTGCGACACCCGAAACGATCAAGACTGGATGCATTGCCTGGGTAGAGAAAGAGGGCCAGCCGCGACGTGCCGAAATTCTTAGCATCAAGACTACCAAGAGCGGCAAGCAATTTTACTGCAACTTTGATAACTTCAATAAGCGACTGGATGAATGGGTACCTGTCATCAGGCTGGATTTTACTCGGGAGGTTGAATGGCCGAACCCAGAGAAGGACAAGCCCAAAGACCCAAAGCTGAAGAAAGCGCCCACTGTGCAATCTAAAAAGACACAACCTTCGAAAAAGTCTCAAAAGAGGCCCGGCAAGCGAGAGCAATCCACTACATCGGAGGCCAATACACCACACCCTTGGACTG ATTTCGTAGAGAACCAAAATCGGCAAAAGTCTGCCTCGATCGGTCCCGATGGTGATAGCCAGGCACGCGCCAGCGTTGACGGCGGCGCAACACCTGTGGGTGACGAAATGGAAGTGGATGAAAGGGAAACAGAAGCCAAAAGGGAGCCAGCAGAGTTTAGTCGCGAGGTCGAGATTGAGAAGCTTCGCACATCCGGTTCCATGACTCAAAATCCAACCGAAGTTTCACGAATCCGAAATATCTCCAAGGTACAATTTGGTCGTTTTGATCTGTATCCATGGTATTTCTCGCCATATCCTGAGATTTTCAGCCAGGAAGATGTTATCTTTATCTGCGAATTTTGTCTGAGCTATTATGGGGACTTAAAAGCTTTCACGCGGCACCGAAAGAAGTGCACACTACAGCACCCACCTGGAAACGAGCTCTATCGAAATGAGGACATATCTTTCTTCGAAATCGATGGCCGACGACAGCGAACGTGGTGTCGCAACCTTTGTCTTTTGTCCAAGATGTTTCTTGACCACAAGACACTGTATTATGATGTGGACCCTTTCCTGTTTTATGTCATGACGACGCGAACCGAAAAAGGATGTCATTTGGTGGGATATTTTtccaaggagaaggagagtgCGGACGGGTACAACGTTGCTTGTATTCTGACCATGCCTCAATACCAGCGCAAAGGTTACGGTCGACTTTTGATCCAGTTCTCATACGAGCTTTCTCGAATCGAAGGAAAACTAGGCTCTCCTGAAAAGCCACTGTCGGATTTGGGTCTGCTGAGTTATCGACAATATTGGTCAGAAAACATTCTGGAATTCTTGGTGGGCTACAATGAACGTGACGAGAAAGTCACAATTGAGGCGATTTCTAACGCTCTGGCCATGACAACGCAGGATGTTGAGCACACTCTGCAAGCATTGCGGATGCAGGTCTACCATAAGAGTGACCACAAGATCGTGATACCCGAGAAGTTGATCCAGCAACGCGAAAAGACCAAACTGAAGAAGAAACGAACCGTGGATCCGACCAAGATTCAATGGAAACCTCCAGTGTTTACAGCTTCAAGCCGAACATGGGGATGGTAA
- a CDS encoding hypothetical protein (SECRETED:SignalP(1-20)~BUSCO:17466at5125~CAZy:GH125), translating to MTLRLLASSLLALSATLASASPDDEQQPLADYRRICPDYTRYAAFPHRPFSEGPKALPFQRPSKQCRTFQSDAIEKVIEDVTSRMKDPDLARLFENAFPSTTDTTVKFHTKGKTDTGFFRMGSFGGFHDEGAWEGPQSFIITGDIIAEWLRDSTNQLRPYQPLAKKDPAIHTLLLGAINTQAEYVIESPYCNAFQPPPISDLPVSSNGQDDNVHPAYEPRAVFECKYELDSLAHFLALGNDFYDHTGSTDFVNKRWLRAVDTLLNVLTEQSKSTFDPKTGEFQRNEYTFSRRTDTGTETLNLRGIGNPLNWGTGLVRSAFRPSDDATILGFFIPANAQMSVELKRASKLLSAAGKTTLSEKLETWSTKLREGVMEHGVIKHKKYGDVFAYEVDGYGSSILMDDANYPSLLALPLMGFCEASDPIYQNTRKMLLEKGGNPYYLEGKGFKGIGGPHIGLRNAWPMSLLVQARTSDNDEEIKECIDLVLNSAKLGLVHESIDVEHISQYTRGWFAWANGVFASTILDLAKRKPHLIFGEGATAYEI from the exons ATGACACTCCGTCTACTGGCATCGAGCTTACTCGCTCTGAGCGCAACGCTGGCCAGCGCTAGCCCCGACGACGAACAGCAACCTCTTGCCGACTACCGTCGCATATGTCCCGATTACACACGATACGCTGCATTTCCTCA TCGACCGTTTAGTGAAGGTCCCAAAGCGCTCCCATTCCAAAGACCGAGCAAGCAATGTCGGACGTTTCAGTCTGATGCGATCGAGAAGGTCATTGAAGATGTGACGTCGCGCATGAAAGATCCAGACCTGGCACGGTTGTTCGAAAACGCATTCCCTTCGACGACAGATACGACCGTCAAATTTCACACCAAAGGAAAGACGGATACTGGCTTCTTTCGCATGGGAAGCTTTGGAGGATTCCACGATGAAGGAGCTTGGGAGGGACCGCAATCGTTCATCATTACAGGTGACATTATCGCCGAATGGCTGCGCGATTCCACAAACCAGCTACGGCCTTACCAACCACTTGCTAAGAAGGACCCTGCCATACATACACTATTGCTCGGCGCCATTAACACCCAGGCTGAGTATGTGATTGAGTCTCCATACTGCAACGCCTTCCAGCCACCACCTATCAGCGATCTTCCTGTCTCGTCTAATGGACAAGATGACAATGTTCACCCCGCATACGAGCCTCGGGCTGTCTTTGAGTGCAAATACGAACTCGACTCTCTGGCGCATTTTCTCGCTCTTGGCAACGATTTCTACGACCATACAGGCTCGACAGACTTCGTGAACAAGAGATGGCTACGAGCTGTTGACACGCTTCTAAATGTACTCACTGAGCAATCCAAGTCGACATTTGATCCGAAAACTGGTGAATTTCAGCGCAATGAGTACACATTCTCACGTCGTACTGACACGGGAACCGAAACGCTCAACTTAAGGGGTATCGGCAACCCCTTGAACTGGGGTACAGGGCTTGTTCGCTCAGCTTTCAGGCCTAGCGATGATGCTACCATCTTGGGCTTCTTCATACCCGCCAACGCACAAATGTCTGTCGAGCTGAAGCGAGCATCCAAACTTTTATCTGCAGCTGGCAAGACAACGCTATCTGAAAAACTGGAGACGTGGAGCACAAAGCTTCGTGAAGGTGTTATGGAGCATGGTGTAATCAAGCACAAGAAGTACGGAGATGTCTTCGCTTATGAGGTTGATGGTTACGGTTCGTCGATATTGATGGACGATGCGAACTATCCTTCACTTCTGGCGCTTCCTCTTATGGGATTCTGCGAAGCCAGCGATCCAATTTATCAAAACACCAGAAAAATGCTGTTGGAGAAGGGCGGGAACCCATATTATCTCGAAGGAAAGGGCTTCAAGGGTATTGGAG GACCTCATATTGGACTTCGCAATGCCTGGCCGATGAGTCTTCTAGTGCAAGCTAGAACTTCGGACAACGAcgaagagatcaaggaatGCATTGATCTTGTCCTCAACTCTGCAAAGTTGGGCTTGGTTCATGAGAGTATAGATGTGGAGCATATTAGCCAGTACACTAGGGGCTGGTTTGCATGGGCTAACGGTGTATTTGCTTCTACGATTCTTGATCTGGCGAAAAGGAAACCACATTTAATTTTTGGCGAGGGTGCTACGGCGTATGAGATCTGA
- a CDS encoding hypothetical protein (BUSCO:53677at5125), which produces MEEYRKFLADRLLSEERPITYRLLSRALDVHVNSAKEMLYDFHKYQNAQKANSVYATYLVYGTKIVNEQYDSDVEMSSSIPDQEETPVSTLTLAREEELRDILAAYQEVISIHVYSLALHPQKDHALLVDLAAQLSEYSTDGDITTASRKYGVISNPNAQRRERKVRPQQPASAPSKSVKKEPAAPKPATAAKPKQEASAAAPETKHTKAAKQEPAASSTKTATPAPSGGKKPAAALKRGSSGGIMQSFARAAAKPAKPKPAPKKKEEEEDAMVLSDDGEADDSDIVATKSSSKPAADPTEIKKRRQEREDALRKMMDDEDEDEDEKEESEKESEQADEEMEEAPEPEPESEAKDDAKEPAEVVSGTGNGRRRGKRRVMKKKRILDDQGYMVTIQEPGWESFSEDEAPPPAKKTAPTPAPATSTGSKAKKPAPKGQGNIMSFFSKK; this is translated from the exons ATGGAGGAGTACAGAAAGTTTCTAGCAGACCGTCTGCTTAGCGAAGAACGACCG ATCACATATCGGCTGTTGAGTCGAGCTCTGGATGTGCATGTCAACAGCGCAAAGGA AATGCTTTATGATTTCCACAAGTACCAGAATGCTCAAAAAGCCAATTCAGTCTATGCGACCTATCTGGTTTATGGTACTAAAATTGTGAACGAGCAATATGACAGTGATGTGGAAATGTCTAGCTCAATCCCCGATCAAGAGGAGACTCCAGTTTCCACCCTGACCCTGGCACGGGAAGAAGAGCTGAGAG ATATTCTGGCGGCATATCAAGAAGTGATTTCAATTCATGTTTACAGCCTTGCACTGCACCCGCAAAAAGATCACGCTCTCTTGGTAGATCTTGCGGCACAGCTCTCAGAGTATTCGACAGATGGAGACATCACTACTGCATCCAGGAAGTACGGAGTTATTAGCAACCCGAATGCCCAACGAAGAGAACGAAAGGTTCGTCCTCAGCAACCTGCATCAGCCCCATCAAAGTCTGTCAAGAAAGAGCCAGCTGCTCCAAAGCCAGCAACGGCTGCAAAACCCAAGCAGGAAGCGTCTGCCGCTGCGCCAGAGACAAAGCATACCAAGGCTGCTAAGCAAGAACCAGCAGCATCCTCAACCAAGACTGCGACACCTGCCCCAAGTGGGGGAAAGAAACCAGCAGCGGCTCTTAAGCGAGGCTCATCAGGTGGAATTATGCAGTCTTTTGCAAGAGCAGCTGCTAAACCTGCTAAACCTAAGCCTGCTCCcaaaaagaaggaagaggaggaggatgccaTGGTTCTGTCTGATGATGGAGAGGCAGATGACTCCGATATAGTCGCGACAAAGTCAAGCTCGAAGCCTGCCGCCGACCCAACggagatcaagaagaggCGGCAGGAGCGAGAAGATGCATTGCGAAAGATGATggacgatgaggatgaggatgaggatgaaaaagaagaatctGAGAAGGAGTCTGAACAAGCCGAcgaagagatggaagaggcgcctgagccagagccagaatcCGAGGCGAAGGACGACGCGAAGGAACCCGCTGAAGTGGTTTCGGGTACTGGTAATGGACGCAGGAGGGGCAAGAGACGAGttatgaagaagaagcgaatCCTCGATGACCAGGGATACATGG TCACGATTCAAGAACCAGGCTGGGAATCCTTCTCAGAGGATGAGGCTCCTCCACCGGCAAAGAAGACTGCCCCAACACCAGCCCCAGCAACATCCACGGGATCCAAAGCGAAGAAGCCTGCACCCAAAGGACAAGGAAATATCATGTCCTTCTTTTCGAAGAAGTAG
- a CDS encoding hypothetical protein (BUSCO:33617at5125), protein MGELADYLIHNDPSFSRSRLPARYSDFRSQRTLNPDGYQANISAWRQALSDLVAKGMISHRGSTPDHFVLKLDDSLLRSLEHKEFGQPLALGTVVRESTAGRDFIPLNDFEKSQQSIYQSSWAGLPWSVMSWTLRQLGVIDPSRGDDKLPTGQYVVIKNMETAAKELGDLMADKVSRFDRVFSRAQFQKAFSAALVKNQRLTDSDLDVLLKFLSRDKEVIDYDGNTIRIKGSGEQGGITKEDAAIASLKELTENLKHQTDLLNTRIDELSQTAKDAVTRKNRVAALAALKSKKIAEASLATRYSTLNQLEEVAAKLEQAADNVQMVNVMEASSGALASLNKQVGGADRVDAVMDQLREQMSSTDEVSAIMAESTGQVVDEDVLDDELEAMEAQERELEEKKQKTKEAAAEKAREEREAAETQKKLDELPSVPADPEEIRQKEQTPTAETGIANLAI, encoded by the exons ATGGGCGAGCTTGCAGACTACCTCATCCACAACGACCCAAGCTTCAGCAG GTCACGATTACCAGCCCGATACTCCGACTTTCGATCCCAACGTACCTTGAACCCAGATGGTTACCAAGCCAACATCTCTGCCTGGCGCCAGGCCTTATCAGATCTCGTCGCAAAGGGCATGATATCCCATCGCGGGTCGACTCCTGATCACTTCGTCCTCAAACTCGATGATTCGCTGCTTCGGTCACTGGAGCACAAAGAATTCGGGCAACCTCTCGCGCTTGGAACCGTAGTCCGCGAATCGACCGCTGGCAGGGACTTCATACCTCTCAACGACTTCGAGAAATCCCAACAAAGTATATATCAAAGCAGCTGGGCAGGCCTACCATGGAGTGTTATGAGCTGGACTTTGCGACAACTGGGCGTTATAGATCCTTCTAGAGGAGACGACAAACTGCCAACCGGCCAGTACGTCGTTATCAAGAATATGGAAACCGCTGCGAAGGAGTTGGGCGATCTGATGGCGGACAAAGTGTCGAGATTTGATCGCGTTTTCAGCAGGGCGCAGTTCCAAAAAGCGTTTTCTGCGGCTCTTGTTAAGAACCAGCGTTTAACAGATAGCGATCTGGATGTGCTGCTGAAATTCTTGTCGCGAGATAAGGAGGTTATTGACTATGACGGAAACACGATTAGGATCAAGGGCTCTGGGGAGCAGGGTGGCATCACAAAGGAAGATGCTGCGATTGCATCTCTCAAAGAGCTTACAGAAAACCTCAAACATCAAACCGACCTCCTTAACACGCGAATCGACGAACTCTCACAAACGGCCAAAGATGCCGTCACTCGCAAAAACCGCGTGGCAGCGCTCGCAGCTCTCAAGTCCAAGAAGATCGCAGAGGCGTCTTTGGCTACCCGATATTCAACCCTCAACCAACTGGAGGAAGTCGCCGCTAAGCTTGAACAGGCCGCTGATAACGTGCAGATGGTCAATGTTATGGAGGCTTCTTCCGGAGCACTGGCAAGTCTCAACAAGCAAGTTGGTGGCGCAGACCGCGTTGATGCGGTCATGGATCAGCTGCGCGAGCAGATGAGCTCAACAGATGAGGTCAGCGCCATTATGGCCGAGTCTACTGGCCAAGTCGTCGACGAGGATGTGCTCGACGACGAGCTCGAGGCTATGGAGGCACAGGAGCGCGAgctggaagaaaagaagcagaagaccAAAGAAGCTGCAGCGGAGAAAGCGCGCGAGGAACGGGAAGCGGCCGAGACACAAAAGAAACTCGACGAGCTCCCATCTGTGCCCGCTGACCCCGAGGAAATCCGACAAAAGGAGCAGACACCCACTGCCGAGACTGGAATTGCGAACCTGGCAATATAG
- a CDS encoding hypothetical protein (BUSCO:21129at5125), producing MRNTLIFAGNSCPVLTGQICENLGMHPASAELTQFSNGETSVRILTSVREKDVFVVQSGSPSINDSIMELLIMISACKGGSANKVTAVLPYFPYSRQSKKKSHRGAITARMLANLLGVAGVKHIITVDLHASQMQGFFKCPVDNLHAEPILAKWIRHNVSNWREAVVVSKNAGGTKRVTSLADALKLNFGIVTTDRKRVSNMTASMIMRHFDHNVERQPTPLESNRPIPYRGPPQHERAVEPDVTPKRETPPPRNRIVTNSQGSPTRVDSSARVPDSNITQPVDSNATPPAGSPDDSVNGETDYDDHKASEVTQGRLVQGRIVEDDYPSPDRSVIDGSVEDDPMTMSHASSFFVPEPQSLGGSGDAVASSDEEDNAFEDPGAEHLITLVGNVKNRTVFIVDDMIDKAGSWIAAAETVVKKGGAKKVYCMATHGVFGGDSLEQLQACECIDQIVVTNSFPIDKDRARSISKLVVLDLSFLLAEAIRRNHYGEALSPLFQHYGD from the exons ATGCGCAACACTTTGATCTTCGCCGGCAATTCATGCCCAGTCCTCACAGGTCAAATCTGTGAGAACCTGGGTATGCATCCTGCCAGCGCTGAGCTTACGCAGTTTTCCAAT GGCGAAACGAGCGTCAGAATTCTGACAAGTGTCCGAGAGAAGGATGTCTTCGTTGTCCAGTCCGGCAGCCCCAGCATCAATGACTCCATCATGGAGCTTCTCATCATGATATCAGCCTGCAAAGGCGGCTCTGCTAACAAAGTCACTG CCGTCCTGCCGTATTTCCCTTACAGTCGACAATCGAAGAAGAAGTCGCATAGAGGTGCGATCACTGCTCGTATGCTCGCAAACTTGTTGGGTGTTGCTGGCGTTAAACACATCATCACTGTCGACCTTCATGCGTCTCAGATGCAGGGCTTTTTCAAATGCCCCGTCGACAATCTACATGCAGAGCCTATCCTCGCTAAATGGATCCGCCACAACGTGTCTAACTGGCGCGAAGCGGTCGTGGTTTCCAAGAATGCTGGAGGAACCAAGCGTGTGACATCGCTTGCAGATGCTCTGAAGCTCAACTTCGGTATCGTCACTACAGATAGGAAGCGTGTGAGCAACATGACGGCCAGCATGATCATGAGACATTTTGATCATAACGTCGAGCGCCAACCGACGCCTTTGGAGTCAAACCGCCCCATCCCCTATCGTGGACCCCCGCAGCACGAGCGCGCGGTCGAGCCGGACGTCACTCCTAAGAGGGAGACCCCCCCTCCGCGCAATAGAATTGTGACGAATTCGCAGGGCTCCCCTACACGAGTTGACAGTTCCGCCCGTGTGCCCGACTCCAACATTACCCAGCCTGTGGATTCAAACGCTACACCACCTGCGGGATCACCCGATGATTCGGTCAACGGCGAGACAGACTACGATGATCATAAGGCGTCTGAGGTCACACAAGGTCGTTTGGTCCAGGGCCGTATCGTTGAGGATGACTATCCTTCTCCTGATCGATCGGTTATCGACGGCAGTGTCGAAGACGACCCAATGACGATGTCTCATGCATCTTCGTTTTTTGTTCCTGAGCCCCAGTCTCTTGGAGGATCCGGTGATGCTGTGGCAAGTTCTGATGAGGAAGATAATGCTTTCGAGGATCCTGGCGCTGAGCACCTCATTACCCTGGTTGGAAATGTTAAGAACCGTACCGTCTTCATCGTGGATGACATGATTGACAAGGCGGGATCCTGGATCGCTGCAGCCGAGACTGTAGTGAAGAAGGGAGGAGCCAAGAAGGTTTACTGCATGGCCACTCATGGAGTATTCGGCGGTGACAGTTTGGAACAACTTCAAGCGTGCGAGTGCATTGACCAAATTGTTGTCACCAACAGCTTTCCCATCGACAAGGACAGAGCTCGCAGCATCAGCAAGCTTGTCGTTCTCGATCTTTCCTTCTTGCTCGCTGAAGCCATTCGACGTAACCACTACGGTGAGGCGCTTTCGCCTCTCTTCCAACATTACGGTGATTAG
- a CDS encoding hypothetical protein (BUSCO:32956at5125), with protein sequence MGIPRLISTLEPYVVHGVLDNESVVIDGPALAYHVLYICNRHGIPQPSYRVLGETIIAWLDALIERGVKVEAMYFDGYLPPDKEPVRMHRMVKSLDQLKRTHSTETSGYFPAYFSPADDSSPTLFSTARPPAGKPTIPPSFHVPAIIDALRLSPHYARLVHLVPGEADAYCAQHLSQSGGTVLTSDSDLIAHELGKGSVVFLRDIYLDEDSHLACAKFNPAHISEKLKLASSAEICRFAYERKSSPHSTLPQLLQDCIKPVADEKGYTEFCREYLDHVVAPIPISAHGTPIPIDNLDPRISEMVLQLAQKDDQMKEVAEPKIFLPILLENTQRGSAWEQSTPIRQLAYTIARWLIPGPSSAVQEYRRTTDSG encoded by the exons ATGGGGATTCCGCGTCTTATATCTACCCTGGAGCCCTATGTTGTTCATGGAGTTCTCGACAATGAAAGTGTGGTCATTGATGGTCCTGCACTAGCTTATCATGTTCTTTACATTTGCAATAGGCATGGAATTCCTCAGCCGTCGTACAGAGTTCTTGGTGAGACCATCATAGCGTGGTTGGACGCGCTCATCGAACGTGGTGTCAAAGT CGAGGCCATGTATTTCGATGGATATCTCCCACCAGACAAAGAACCAGTCCGTATGCATAGAATGGTCAAAAGCCTGGATCAGTTAAAGAGAACTCATTCTACTGAAACCAGCGGCTACTTCCCAGCGTATTTCTCACCCGCTGATGATAGTTCCCCAACTCTCTTCTCTACTGCAAGACCCCCAGCGGGAAAACCAACGATACCACCTAGTTTTCATGTCCCTGCTATAATCGATGCTTTGAGACTATCACCACACTATGCAAGACTTGTGCATCTTGTCCCAGGGGAGGCTGATGCATACTGTGCACAACATCTCTCACAGTCGGGTGGCACAGTCTTGACCTCCGATTCGGACCTGATCGCTCATGAGTTGGGAAAAGGAAGCGTTGTTTTCCTCCGAGACATTTATCTGGATGAGGATTCTCATCTCGCATGCGCAAAGTTTAATCCTGCACATATATCTGAGAAACTCAAGCTTGCTTCCTCGGCAGAAATTTGTCGATTTGCATATGAGCGAAAGTCCTCTCCGCATTCGACTCTGCCGCAACTCTTACAGGATTGCATAAAGCCAGTTGCTGATGAAAAGGGATATACTGAGTTCTGTCGTGAGTATCTAGACCATGTCGTTGCTCCCATACCTATCTCTGCCCATGGGACCCCGATACCGATTGACAATCTGGACCCGAGGATATCCGAGATGGTGCTACAACTGGCACAAAAAGACGATCAGATGAAAGAAGTCGCCGAGCCTAAGATCTTCCTTCCAATCCTCTTGGAAAACACACAGAGAGGAAGTGCCTGGGAGCAGAGCACACCGATCCGGCAATTGGCATACACAATCGCTCGTTGGCTTATCCCCGGACCATCTTCAGCCGTGCAAGAGTATCGTCGT ACTACGGACTCGGGGTGA